Within the Paracoccus everestensis genome, the region AGCAGGCCTGGGTGGACAGTATCGCAGGCGCGATGCCGGAACTGCCGGATGAAAAGAAGGCCCGCTTCGTCCGCGACATGGGCCTGTCGGAATACGACGCGGGCGTTCTGACGGCCGAGGTCGAGAATGCCGATTACTTCGAGGCCGTGGCCCAGGGCCGCGACGGCAAGCAAGCCGCGAACTGGGTCATCAACGAATTGTTCGGCCGCCTGAACAAGGAAGGGCTGACGGTCGAAACCTCGCCCGTCACGGCCGACCAGCTGGGCGGCGTGATCGATCTGATCGCCAAGGGCGACATTTCGGGCAAGATCGCCAAGGACCTGTTCGAGATCCTGTGGTCCGAAGGCGGCGACCCGGCCCAGATCGTTGAATCGCGCGGGATGCGCCAGGTGACCGACCTGGGCGCCATCGAAAAAGCCGTGGACGACATCATCGCGGCCAACCCCGCCCAGGTCGAAAAGGCCCGCGCCAATCCCAAGCTTGCCGGCTGGTTCGTGGGCCAGGTGCTCAAGGCCACCGGCGGCAAGGCCAACCCCGCCGCCGTGAACGACCTTGTCGCCCGCAAACTGGGAATGTGACGGCCCATCCGTCGCCTGCATCAAAGGAACAGCGCCTTGAGCCATTTCGAATACCGCGTCATTCCCGCCCCCTCGCGTGGTGAAAAGGCCAAGGACGCGAAAACGCCCACGGACCGTTATTCGGTCGCTCTGACGGCTGAACTGAACCGGATGGCGCAGGACGGCTGGGAATATGTCCGTGCGGACGTGCTGCCGTCCGAGGAACGCAGCGGGCTGACCGGGCGCAGCACAGTGTATCACAACCTGTTGGTCTTCCGCCGCAATGCACCGGCCCCTGCGGCAGCGGCGCTGCCTGTCCGGCAGCCGCAGCCGGAATATGCCGCCGCCGCCTCTCCGGTGCGTGCGCCGGAACCCGTGCCGGTCCTGCCGCAAGCCGCAGCCCCGCAGCCCAGCGATCACTCCGCCGGCACCGGGGCTGGTCCTGAATCGGCCGAGGCGACGCCCCCTGCCCCGCGCCACGCGCCGTCGCAGGCCTGAGGGGTCAGGCGGCGCGGGACTGCAGGTGCGGCAGAAAAGGCTGAACCGTCACGCTGTCCCCGTCAAAGATGCAGAAACTGCCCGGCGGCACCTCGGTCCAGTCGTTCTCGTCCGTTTCCAGCGGCTCGGACACCACCGCGCGTCCGTTGCGGATCCGGGACCAGCGGTGGAACAGGCTGGGCGCGTGGTCGTCGCTGGCATGGCGGATCGCATAAAGCCGCTGGCCATCGGAAAAGGCGCAGGCCGCCCGCACGAAGGGGGCCCTGCCGCGCCGCATCGACAGATCGGTCAGCCGGGCCACCGCGCGTTCCATGGCACCCTTGGGATCACTGTCCAGCCCCTCGCCCAAGGCGATCAGGAACAGCGCCTCGCTGTCGGTGGCGCCCTTGCGATGGGGATAAAGATCGTCGGGGATCATCACGTCGGCATCGCGGCGGAACGCGTCATAGCCGCCAAATTGCCCGTTATGCATGAAGGACCAGCGGCCCGACACAAAAGGATGGCAGTTGTTGCGGCTGGTCGCCGTTCCGGTCGAGGCGCGGACATGGGCCATGAACAGCCCCGACCGGACCTGCGCCACCAGACTGTGCAGGTTCGGATCCGACCAGGCGGGCATCACGTCGCGGTAAAGCCCCGGCTCGGGCCGTTCGCCATACCAGGCCAGTCCGAAACCATCCGCATTGACCGGCGTCAGGCAGCGGCGCGCGCCCTGGCTTTGCCGGATCAGCGAATGATCCGGCAGGCTGACGATGTCTTCAAGAAAGATCGGTTGGCCCACATAGGCGGCCCAACGGCACATATCCTGTCCCTTCGTGTCTTGTTTCCGTCATGGATAGCACGAAAGGATGAAGAAAATAGCCTATTTCGCGGGCGGCGGCGTTTCCTCGACGATCACAAGGTCGCGTTCGGACGCGCCTTTGGCATGGGCCAGCGCCGCCTGGTATTCGCTGCTGTTATAGCAGGCAACGGCATCGTCAAAGCTGGGAAAGCGCGCGACCACGTTGCGCGGACGATCATGCCCTTCCATCTGCTGGTAACGCCCGCCGCGCGCCAGGAAAACCCCGCCATGTGCGGCGATGGCCGGACCCGCCGCCTGGGCATATTTCGCATAGGCTTCAGGATCCGTGACGGTCACATGGGCAATCCAAAGGGCAGTCATGCCGTTTCCTCCAGCAGTTTCTCGACCTGGGCGATGGCGTCTTCGGCAGCGGCCAGACTGGGCGCACCGCCCTGCGCGCGGTCGGGACGCCCGCCGCCGCCCTTGCCGCCAAGTGCCGCCGTCGCGGTTTGCACCAGCGTCACCGCGCTGATCCGGTCCACCAGATCAGCGGTCACGCCCGCCGCGACCGTGGCCTTGCCATCAGCCTCTGCCAGCACCAGAACCGCGCCGCTGCCCAGTTGCGACTTCATCTCGTCAACCAAGGCGCCCAGTTCCTTGCCGCCCACGCCCTCGACCCGGCGGCCGATGAACTTGACGCCGCCGATATCCTTGGCCGCCTGGGCCTGACCGCCGCCCATGGCAAGTTGGCGCTTCAGTTGCGCGACCTCGTTGGCAAGCGCCTTGCGTTCGTCCGCCAGCGCCTTGACGCGATTGACGACATCGCCCGCCTGCGCCTTGAGGAGCCCGGCAATTTCGGACAACTGGCTGTCGGAGGCGCGCAGATGCGCCAAGGCCGCCTGCCCGGTCAGCGCCTCGATCCGGCGGACGCCCGCACTGGATGCACTGTCGCCCAGCAAGGCCATGGCGCCGATATCGCCCGTTCGCGCGACATGGGTGCCGCCGCACAGTTCCAGCGAATAGGTGACGCCATCCGCGCCCTTGCCGCTGTCGGCAAGACTGCCCATCGACACGACCCGAACCTCGTCCCCGTATTTTTCGCCGAACAATGCCTGCGCACCCAGGGCGCGGGCATCGTCGGGGGTCATGATCCGGGTTTCGACCGCGCTGTTCTGGCGGATGAACTCGTTCACCTCGGCCTCGACCCGCGCCAGATCCTCGGGGGATACGGCGCTGTTGTGGCTGAAATCAAAGCGCAGCCGGTCCGGCGCGTTCAGGCTGCCGCGTTGGGCGACATGATCGCCAAGCGCGCGGCGCAGCGCCTCGTGCAGCAGATGCGTGGCTGAATGGTTGGCCCGGATGGCGCTGCGGCGGGTGTGATCCACGGACAGCGTGGCGCCCTGTCCGCGACTGATCGTGCCCAGCGTCACCTCAGCCACGTGCAGGAAGACGCCCGCGACCTTTTTCGTATCCGTCACGCGGGCCGCGCCGGTTTCCGTCTTGATCAGCCCGGTATCGCCAACCTGCCCGCCGCTTTCGGCATAGAAGGGCGACTGGTTCACGACGATCGACACGGACTGCCCTTCGGTCGCCTCGCCCCTGTCGGCACCATCAACCACGACGGCAAGGATCTGGCCCTCGGCCTCCTCGGTGTCATAGCCCAGGAATTCGGTCGCGCCGTGCTTTTCAGCCAGCTCGAACCAGATCGTGGCGTCCTTGGCTTCGCCCGAGCCGGACCATGCCGCGCGGGCCTTGGCCTTTTGCTCGGCCATGGCGGTGTCGAAACCCGCCGTATCGACCGCCCGCCCCTGCTCGCGCAGCGCGTCCTGGGTCAGGTCCAGCGGGAAGCCATAGGTATCATACAGCTTGAAGGCCGCCTCTCCGGGCAGGTTCGCCCCCTCGGGCAGGCGGGCCAGTTCGTCGTCCAGCAGCCGCAGCCCGCGATCCAGCGTTTGGCGGAAGCGGGCTTCCTCGCTGCGCAGGGTTTCCTCGATCAAGGCCTGCGCCCGGGTCAGTTCCGGGTAAGCCGTGCCCATCTGACGGACCAGGGCGGGCACCAGCTTGTGCATCACCGGATCCTGCGCGCCCAGCATATGCGCGTGCCGCATCGCCCGCCGCATGATCCGACGCAGAACGTAACCGCGCCCTTCGTTCGAAGGCATCACCCCGTCGGCGATCAGGAAGCTGGTGGACCGAAGGTGGTCGGCGATCACCCGATGATGGACCTTGCCAGGCCCGTCGGGGTCGTTGCTGGTGGCATGGGCCGATGCCTCGATCAGGCTGCGCATCAGGTCGGTGTCATAGTTGTCGTGCTTGCCCTGCAACAGCGCGCCGATCCGTTCAAGCCCCATGCCGGTGTCGATCGACTGCATGTCCAGCGCTCGCATCGAGCCGTCCTCGAACTGCTCGTTCTGCATGAAGACCAGGTTCCAGATCTCGATGAAGCGGTCACCGTCCTCATCTGCCGAACCCGGGGGGCCGCCCCAGATATGGTCGCCGTGGTCAAAGAAGATCTCGGTGCAGGGACCGCAGGGGCCGGTCGGACCCATCTGCCAGAAGTTGTCGCTGGTGGGGATGCGGATGATCCGGTCGTCGGTCAGGCCCGCGACCTTCTTCCAGATGTCCGCGGCCTCGTCATCGGTGTGATAGACAGTGACCAGCAGCTTGTCCTTAGGGATGCCGAAATCCTTGGTCAGCAATTCCCAGGCATAGGGGATCGCCTGTTCCTTGAAATAATCGCCAAAGCTGAAATTGCCCAGCATCTCGAAGAAGGTATGGTGCCGGGCGGTATAGCCCACATTGTCCAGGTCGTTGTGCTTGCCGCCCGCGCGGACGCATTTCTGGGCCGTGGTCGCACGCTTGTAATCGCGGGTTTCCACCCCGGTGAATAGGTTCTTGAACTGCACCATGCCCGAGTTGGTGAACATCAGCGTCGGATCGTTGCGCGGCACCAGGGGCGAGGAGTCGATCACGCGGTGGCCGTTGCCTTCGAAAAAGCCGAGGAACGTGGATCGGATGTCATTCAATGTGGGCATGGGGGCCTTCGCAATCTGGTGGCGGGTCGGACACGCCGGGCTGGCGAATGGTCTATAACCGGCAGGCCGCCCTGTCCAGCAATCGCCGCATGGCCTGGCGCGCCCGGCAAGGACCGGGAAAAAGAAAAACGCGCGGGCAATGCTGCCCGCGCGTCCCGTCTTGCCGGCGCCTGCCGATCACTCCTCGGTCAGGCTGTCGTCTTCGTTGCCTGCGACGGCGAATTCGAGGCCGTGGCTGGCGCGGATCTTGTCCTCGATCGCGGTGGCCTTTTCAGGGTTGTCGCGCAGGAACTGCTTGGCATTCTCGCGGCCCTGGCCGATGCGTTCGTCGCCATAGGAATACCAGGCGCCCGACTTCTCGACCACGCCGGCCTTGACGCCCAGATCGATAAGTTCGCCGACCTTGCTGATGCCTTCGCCATACATGATGTCGAATTCCACCTGCCGGAAGGGCGGCGCGACCTTGTTCTTGACGACCTTGACGCGGGTCGCGTTGCCGATCACCTCGTCCCGGTCCTTGACGGCGCCGGTGCGGCGGATGTCGAGGCGGACCGAGGCATAGAACTTCAGCGCGTTGCCGCCGGTCGTGGTTTCCGGGTTGCCGAACATCACGCCGATCTTCATGCGGATCTGGTTGATGAAGATCACCATGCAGTTCGACCGGCCGATGCTGGCGGTCAGCTTGCGCATTGCCTGGCTCATCAGGCGGGCCTGGCTGCCCATCTGCATATC harbors:
- a CDS encoding DUF4177 domain-containing protein, with protein sequence MSHFEYRVIPAPSRGEKAKDAKTPTDRYSVALTAELNRMAQDGWEYVRADVLPSEERSGLTGRSTVYHNLLVFRRNAPAPAAAALPVRQPQPEYAAAASPVRAPEPVPVLPQAAAPQPSDHSAGTGAGPESAEATPPAPRHAPSQA
- a CDS encoding class II glutamine amidotransferase, coding for MCRWAAYVGQPIFLEDIVSLPDHSLIRQSQGARRCLTPVNADGFGLAWYGERPEPGLYRDVMPAWSDPNLHSLVAQVRSGLFMAHVRASTGTATSRNNCHPFVSGRWSFMHNGQFGGYDAFRRDADVMIPDDLYPHRKGATDSEALFLIALGEGLDSDPKGAMERAVARLTDLSMRRGRAPFVRAACAFSDGQRLYAIRHASDDHAPSLFHRWSRIRNGRAVVSEPLETDENDWTEVPPGSFCIFDGDSVTVQPFLPHLQSRAA
- a CDS encoding DUF1330 domain-containing protein, whose protein sequence is MTALWIAHVTVTDPEAYAKYAQAAGPAIAAHGGVFLARGGRYQQMEGHDRPRNVVARFPSFDDAVACYNSSEYQAALAHAKGASERDLVIVEETPPPAK
- the alaS gene encoding alanine--tRNA ligase, encoding MPTLNDIRSTFLGFFEGNGHRVIDSSPLVPRNDPTLMFTNSGMVQFKNLFTGVETRDYKRATTAQKCVRAGGKHNDLDNVGYTARHHTFFEMLGNFSFGDYFKEQAIPYAWELLTKDFGIPKDKLLVTVYHTDDEAADIWKKVAGLTDDRIIRIPTSDNFWQMGPTGPCGPCTEIFFDHGDHIWGGPPGSADEDGDRFIEIWNLVFMQNEQFEDGSMRALDMQSIDTGMGLERIGALLQGKHDNYDTDLMRSLIEASAHATSNDPDGPGKVHHRVIADHLRSTSFLIADGVMPSNEGRGYVLRRIMRRAMRHAHMLGAQDPVMHKLVPALVRQMGTAYPELTRAQALIEETLRSEEARFRQTLDRGLRLLDDELARLPEGANLPGEAAFKLYDTYGFPLDLTQDALREQGRAVDTAGFDTAMAEQKAKARAAWSGSGEAKDATIWFELAEKHGATEFLGYDTEEAEGQILAVVVDGADRGEATEGQSVSIVVNQSPFYAESGGQVGDTGLIKTETGAARVTDTKKVAGVFLHVAEVTLGTISRGQGATLSVDHTRRSAIRANHSATHLLHEALRRALGDHVAQRGSLNAPDRLRFDFSHNSAVSPEDLARVEAEVNEFIRQNSAVETRIMTPDDARALGAQALFGEKYGDEVRVVSMGSLADSGKGADGVTYSLELCGGTHVARTGDIGAMALLGDSASSAGVRRIEALTGQAALAHLRASDSQLSEIAGLLKAQAGDVVNRVKALADERKALANEVAQLKRQLAMGGGQAQAAKDIGGVKFIGRRVEGVGGKELGALVDEMKSQLGSGAVLVLAEADGKATVAAGVTADLVDRISAVTLVQTATAALGGKGGGGRPDRAQGGAPSLAAAEDAIAQVEKLLEETA
- the recA gene encoding recombinase RecA: MAQASIFDMNDKRSADKQKALDSALAQIERQFGKGSIMKLGKDNPVAEIEATSTGSLGLDIALGIGGLPKGRIIEIFGPESSGKTTLTLHVVAEEQKKGGVCAFVDAEHALDPLYARKLGVNLDELLISQPDTGEQALEIVDTLVRSGAVSLVVVDSVAALTPKSEIEGDMGDMQMGSQARLMSQAMRKLTASIGRSNCMVIFINQIRMKIGVMFGNPETTTGGNALKFYASVRLDIRRTGAVKDRDEVIGNATRVKVVKNKVAPPFRQVEFDIMYGEGISKVGELIDLGVKAGVVEKSGAWYSYGDERIGQGRENAKQFLRDNPEKATAIEDKIRASHGLEFAVAGNEDDSLTEE